Within Natator depressus isolate rNatDep1 chromosome 6, rNatDep2.hap1, whole genome shotgun sequence, the genomic segment TGCATCTCCACGCTTGCAGGAAGAGGGTTACAAAGATGGAGAAAAGAGGAGCCGTGTCTGCCTCCCGACGAGCAAGGCCAGTGACGGGGCCACGCAGCTGGTAAGGACACCCATGGACCTTCCCAGTGCGGGCAGGAGGTGCCCGGTGATTTGGAGGGGGCAAGGCTGGATTGAGATCTTCCAAACTAATGCCAAGTCATTGGCCTCTCAGGGGTCACACTTGGGACCTGCAAGCCCGCACTTCTCCTGCCTAAGCTAAGGGGCCCTGCTGCATTGTCTGAGACTGCAGCCAATCTCTACTGGCAACCCAGCCCTCATGAGAGGGGACAGAGCCCTGCACTGCGTGTGGGTGGGTTACGCTTCCCTTCCCCTGGGTCTGGTTGGCTGATGGACTCCCGCCCTCCGAGCCCACGTCTCCCTCCAAAGGGAGCGCGGGCGAAACACCCTGGGGCTTGGTtctccttctgctgctgcctcaTATCAGCTCCTGCCATGGGGGAATCCGtcagagccctggccctggccatCCTCCTGTTTTGAAAGGCGGATTGCCTCAGCGCCTGTTTCACTGGGAGGTCAGGGAGGCCCGAGGTGGGAACTGAGGAGGTGCCGGAGGGCTCAAGCCTCATTACAGCTAACAAAGCCTCTTTGTGGGATCATCACCCCTGGTTAgcggagggggaaactgaggcacggacagGGCTAGGGACTTTCCTGAGGCCATGTGGTGAGcttggaatggaacccaggattcctggctcATAGGCCCAATAACTAGACAGCCAATAACTAAGCACAAAGCAGGAGCAAGACTCCCCAAGGTGGCCAGTCAGGGCTCTGCTTTGCCAGGGGTtgtacagacacagaataaaGAGCAGGACTgtggatcaggtcctttctggAGCTTCCTGTACGAGCGTAGGAGCTAGCTCTGCGAGTGCTGACCCAGCTCCTCTCCCATGCCACAGGACATGATCAGCACCCAGCTGTGCCAGTACAATGCCTGCTTGATGCACCTGGAGAACAGCTTCTGGGGAACCAACCAGCTGCCGCTCAGCATCACCAGCAGAATGAGCCTCTGCCAGCGCCAGCTCTCCCACCTCAGAAACACCATCAGCAAGATGAGGGTAAAGGAGCCCATACCCCTTCCCTGGGACAGTGCTGTAGCCTGCAGATAAACCATGGGAGAAACCATTGCTGCCTTTAGCTGTGGGGGAAGCAGAGCTGACATGTCTCTGCAGATGGTTTATTCTGCATGTAATTATTACTGTGCATTGGTATGCAGAGCACTAATGCTTTGTGGATAAAGCCCTAGTCTGGGATCCAGGGGTTCAATTTTTGGCTCTAcgacagactccctgtgtgaccttgatctcagggctggattaatgcagccctgaatcctagaatatcaggattggaagggacctcaggaggtcatctagtccaactgcctgctcaaagcaggaccaatccccaatttttgccccacatccctaaatggccccctcaaggactgaactcacaaccctgggtttagcaggccagtgctcaaaccactgagctatccctgccacCCCTCCCTGTGATGTGGTGGTGATAAGAGCCTCTCTTGAGAGGTGGTGGAGTCCCCCCTGGCCAGTGGGGTCACTCTCCTTGGGAAATGGGGAACATGGGTAAAAATAGTCTGTAATCGTGTCATCGAAGCCTATATCATGATGCACGTGGCTAAGGGAGATGAATTAAGGTAGCAGGGGCAGCTTTAATTCTGCTACTTCCTAACTGTTGAATGATTGACTCTGTGACCttcacattcttttaatgtaactTTTATGGATGTAATTTCCTAGGAACTTTAAAGATTACTGGGGGGAAAACCAGGTCTCCCCCAGTGGAACCATTTCGACCCTAGCCtcagtcatcagcagggttggaacgtttagatccaccacacagagctctgcctctGGAGCTAGTGGAATAGCTAGGCACAGTGGTAGGCTGTTATCTTCCAAGAGAATCAGACactaagaatataagaacagccatacttggccagaccaatggtccatctagcctagtatgcttcagagagaatgaacagaatagggcacttgtcaaatgatccatccccagtcgcccagtcccagcttctggcaatcagagggttagaggcacccagggcatggggttgtgtatctgaccaccttggctaatagtcatcaatggacctaacctccatgaacttatataattattttctgaaccccgttatacttctggccttcgcAACcttccctggcaacaagttccacagcttgactgtgtgttgtgtgaagaggGGGTTGGGACATTTGGCCAGTGGGTTTTACAGCTATTGGATGGCAGCTGAGGAATAGTGAGactcaggatgcctgggttccattgcaggctctggaggggatagACCCTAGTGGTTATAGACCCTACTGCCCTGTCCCCGCTTTGCACCCTCTGCCTACTGCAACTCCTTCACCCTATCCACTCTCAGATGGCTTCTACCTTCCCCTCCACGATGCCTGGGGACCAACAGGGGAGCACGGGGAGTGCAGGAGAAACAggttccctgctctcagttccagcaaGGCAGTGGCTCCTGGCAGCCAAGAGCAGAAATTGTAGGGAAAGTACTGCTGAGCACCTGCTTCCCAGGGCTggttggagcatgctcagtgcagacagaatcaCTGGAGCTTTTAGCTGCCTAACTCTtagtctctactgagcatatgtCAGATGTATAAGTAGGTCAAATTTaggtggattttcacaggcacAAAGTCCAGCTCCCTTGCAAGTgcttctctaaccactagaccacatgcCTCTGCTAGAGTCAAGAACAGAAGCCAGGAGTTGAGATCACCTAACATTCTTCTGCTGTGACCCACCATGAAGGCTATGCTGTGACGAGAGCTGGGAAGATGatagatttttttggttcattgGTCACTCGGaaaagttggggaaaaaaaatccgtCAGGTCGGCCCCAAGCCAAACATTTCCAAAATTTGTGGTggcctgaaaaaataaaaaagaaaaggtttctTTTGGGTCAAATCATACGTTTTGTTATGACAacgttgaaacattttgttttgattttgaccatttttgaatatttacaaaataaaatgaaagggcatttttttaatgaaaagtcttttaaaactgaaaaatcaaaatgttttgattttttgagccttttttgaggtttttttccctAAATGAACAATTTGGTGAAATCAACACAAATTCATGAAATATTTCCAGCTCACTGAACTTGCTCCAGACAaaggttttggctgaaaaatatCACCTAGTTCTAGTCAAGCCTCCAGAGTCACTGATTTAATGTTATTGCTTTAACACCTGAGAAAGGGATCTGTGGTGAAGATCTAAAGACCAAAGGTTCAAACCTCCATGCTGGGAGCCTTCATAGGCTTTTCTGTTTAGCTCTTTCCCTGATTTATAAGCCTGGCTTATTTCATTTGCATGACACAGACTTTCCAAGCGGTTTGATGGCTGGGGAATGTTGTGATCTCTCAGGCATAGGGGGTGACCTGCAGCAAAATCCAGGTGTTCTGTAGTTTGGCAGTTTTTGGAGGGGTGACCTCCTGACATTTcatgctccctctctctctttgttctgcCCAGCAGCCAACAGCAGCACTGTACCCATCCTTCTGCGAAGTGGCCTGGCCCTTTGCTGGCACCGGGTGGAGGGAGATCACCACCGGGCCTCAGCTCTCTAAGGAGCTTCTTGAGTATTTGAAGCAACTGCAGTTCCCCTGTGGCTGAAGACACACTTGTGTGCAGctggtgtgtgtgagtgtatgcAAAAGGTAGGGGTAGGGGTGAGTGTGTAGAGGGTGGTGTGTTTGTGCcttgctctgtgtatgtgtgtgcatgtgtgcggtGGAACAGTTGAGACCGTGGGTCGAATTTTCCAACATGCCTATGTGACGAAAGCATTTTGGCTCcagacttccattgatttcaacagaagtgAGACGCCccctttgtggctctgggcctAAGTCCCGTCTCCGaaagagacagacacaggtgCGCAGTCCCACTGAGACTCTGGCTCCCGAGGGCCTGAATCACTTTTGAAGATAGGATTTAGGAGCCTGGGTCACTTGGATGCTTTGGAAAACGCACCCAGCGCTCCAAGCCCAGCTGGAAACCAAAAGCACCTTTGTAGCGAGGAATGTAGCTCACGAGAACAAGAGGAATACCCTTTCCTGCGCCCCTTGGTGCATTACTGTGCATCTCTTCATCCATCCTACTAATAATTATATTTCATATCTATTGCCTCTCTCACCTTCCCACCGGGGTGTGGCCCCCCTCAGAGGCTTTGGTGAtgagtatatttttaaataaaacacacaacTTTTCTAGTCCTGCGACCACTGTATACCTGCATCTCAGCTCTTTGGCTCATTTGCATACAACACGCTGGCTGGCTATACCGCAGCGGAATATGCTCAGTCCTCAACTCGGCCAATCCAAGCGCTGCATGCTAATTTCCGCTTGCCTCCAATGGGTGCCGCCCCCAGCCGTCAAGCTATTGTTGGGTGTACTATACCAGCtggagagtggagtggggctgCCCCATTGGATATGGTGCTAAATATGGGGATTCCTTAGGGCAAGAAAAGAGATGGagtggggggcagtgaggggcagagggaggcatCTGCTGGTGTTATGGGATCTCTCATGTACATGTATGTAGATCATATTAGGATCTTGGCCTAGGAAATCCTTGAGCCAGGTCCTTCCAGGGGAATTCAATGTGACAACAACTTCCGTGGGGGGTAAGTAGATCTGGATAATGACCCCTCAAGGCGTTATTTACCCTTGTGCCCCTACATTTACCACCCAGGGAGCTAACCGGACCAGTGAAATTAGCCTCACCCCCTCCACTCCATAGCGTTTGCCCTCACACAGCCCTTCTGGCTACAGGCTCTCTGGGAGGTGGGACGGAGATGCCAGGAAGCCAAAGTTTTCAGACTTTATTTACTGCTGAAAGAGGCAGCGGCTGCTGTGAGGGGGACAGAGTCAAGGGAGTGGGGAAAAGGGACCCCCCACAGATCAGCTCTTCTGTGTACATTTCAGAAGGTCCGAGCCTGGGATGGTCACAGGCTACAGACAGtcaagtggggagagggaggaacaaAGGGGatgaggggagaagagagagggagatggAAGGAAAATCCAGAGAGAACAGACTGTGGTGATGAATGGGGTGTATTGGGAGATAGCTAGATAGAGGCTACGTATTGGGGATGCATGGATAGataataataatccctagctcaTCTACAGTCCTttccatcagcagatctcaaagtgttttacaaagcaggtcaggatcattatccccattttgtggatggggaaactgaggcatagagctaGACCGTCCCTTGACCAAGGTCGCCTAGCAGCAGAACCTAGGTCTCTGTGAGTCCCAGTCCACtgtgctaaccactaggctacactGTCTCCCAGGTCAGTCCCTTGATAGATGCTGTGTGTGGGATTGATAGCGAGGTAGAACGGAGTGCATGGGGATGCATGGATGGTTATGTacggagggagaaagagagagagagacagacagacagatacccCCCACACCAAAGCGTCACAGCCAAGCAACACTGTTCAGTGCCTGTGGCACCAGGGCATACCATACAAGTGGAACTGGGCATGGAGGGGGTTGGGTCAGACTCTGGGATCGTTGACGTGGCCCATGAACATGGGGAAGCTGTGGTTGTCATTCCACAGCATGAAGAAGAAGGGCTGCTGCACATCGAAAACCCAGGCGGTGCGGGCCACCGAAAAGGCCGTGGCAGCCGCGGCCTCCAACCCTTCCTCATTCAGCTCCAGCATGGCCCGCTGCTGGGCGCTCGTCACCAACAGATCCTCTGCCTCTGAGATGCCGCACAGGTTGGAATCATAGAAAATGCCATAGTCTGGAGAACAGGCAGAGACGGGAGGATGTAGGAGCCACTCCTCAGTGCCCAGGAGTCTGTCCCAGTCCTGGAGACCCCACCCTCACCCCGGGTAGAGACCAGTGCCAGAGATCAGCCATGGAGATGGACCACTCTGAACCAGGGGAGCCCATGATACATCCAGTGGTCTCATGGGACCAAGAGACATGGGACTGATCAGCTATGGGAATGGGTCATTCCAAACCAAGGGAGCCTGTGATGTGTCCAAAAGTCAAATGGAGCCAATAGACATTGGTGTGTTGGATTGGCCATGGAGATGGATCACTCGGAACCAGGCGTCCATGATCCATCCAGCAGTCTCACATATCCATCAGACATGGGATAGATCAATCAAGGAAATGGGTCACTCAGAACCAGGGAGCTGTAGGGTCGGTCCATGGTCTGTCCACTGGTCTCATAGGCCCAGTAGACACTGGTGTGGTGGATTAGCCAGGGGAATGGGTCCCTCAGAAGCAGTGGTCTGACTCTACCCCTCAGGAAATGACATCATTGCTCGTCCATTCCCCTCCAGGAAGTGATGTCACAACCAACACCCCTGCTCTGatgtcccttcctgcccagagggggggtgggctctcttgcctcttcccctcccacccctagtaccccccagcccagcccctgctgccaccATCCATCACCCGTTCAGCACCATCCTTACCCATCTCCCCCAAGATGTCCATGAGGTTGTGGGAGCTGTCCAGCTTCAACTTGGGCAGGCTCACCACAGTGGACTTGAAGGGGGAGTCCATCAGCTTCTTCATCACCGCAGTGAAGGTCTCTTTGGTCAGCTTCCGCTCCACCTCAGCGAGCATCTGGGACACATGCTGGGGCACGATGACTATGAGGCTCATGTTGTGGGACAGCTGCAGCCGGCCAACCTTGGGGGAAGATGACACAAAGGCCTCTCTGTGCTGAGGGCCTGTCCTCAGCCCCGATCAAACGTCCCCTTCTCCCGTCCATCTCTTCCTGTGCCACAGCTGGGCCCCCATCACCCCATCCCCCTATTCCTGGAGTCCTTTCAATGGGACCTCCAAGACACCTGCGGGCGTGAACCAGCAGCATGTCACTGATTGCAGTCTTGGTCAGCTGGGGATCAGGCCCTTTGGGCCTACACCTACCCTGCTCCACCAACTGCAACCCCTGCGAGCCAGGGAATGGGTACATGGTGCCTTtgctgccccactccccatccctgggacagcaTCCATTTCTCCCACATGCTTTTGTGTCCCCAAGTCCCGCCCCCTTCCCGTTCTTCGTCCTGTCTACTCCCACGCCTGGGCAATTAGGGCCGAGTGACACTTTTTcatcaaaccattttttttcaaccaCATTTCCTCCAAAACTTCCCGCCAAACATATTTTGGgacaaaacagtggaaaatgaacattttctaTTAAATGGCTTCAGGTTTCAAAAGCCAGAAATGTTGctcactgactttttaaaaaaaactgaaaaatattttttgccaaaatcaaattaaaaaatgtgtttgaaacCAAAGAACACTTTTCTTCTTTATGTAAAcctgtttttttaaccaaatccTGTTTTATTCAAACAAAAGACCAATTGGGTTTCTTACTGAAAATTTTCACCCCATAAACAACGGATTTCCTTTTTAAcagaaaactaattttttttaaccaaaaagcAATTAGATTGTTGCTCTTACCAAACCCATGTTTACTTTCTACCCCAAAACCAatcaaaaggacaaaaaaaattcttaaagaaaaccaattaaaaaaaaaaattctttccagaAACCAATTTTCTTTCGAAACAAAACACAGTGGTTTTAGAGCACTAAACTCAGTGTTTTCCCTGCTAACAACTGATTTGCTttctaacaaaaaaaattgatttgctGACAAATTGAAATGTGTTAGTTTCTCGTTTAAAAAAGTCACGGccaaacaaaccaaccacccctccccccacccaaaaaatctCTGAAATATGTGTTGCCTGGAAATCATGAAGGAAACAAACGTTTTTGGACTTTTCCCACAAAAAATCTTGGTGTTTTGTGACCAGCTCAGCAAATAATGCTAGGGTCAGTTGGAAATGTGGGACAATAACGACTTGCAGTTGTCAATGCTGACCATCTCTCTTAGGGTCTTATCCCAGCACCCAGCACCAGAATATCTGGGTGTCTTGCATGTAGAACCAATGCTGTGCTGGAGAAAAAGCTTCCCGGGCAATTACTGGATCCACGCTCTGTGGAGCCATGGATATTGGATGCCATGAGTTGAGAGTCCTCAGCTTGAGATCCCCACACCCCACCTGCACCTTGAGCCTGCTATTCTGAGAAGCTGGCTTCACTCAGATGagatgggaggtggggaggggagaggagtgtggAGAAGGGGGCACAGGGGACATCGCTAAGTGACATTATGGAGGAGATGTGATGGGGTGGAAAACAAGAAGGAGAAagtggaggggagaaggaggggaaaaTGGAGTTGCCATTGGAAGGTAGGCAAGGCAGGGGCCaagaggagaggggtgtggcacAGATCACCCGCGGGGGCTCACCTTGGCCTGCAAGCTGGGGTCATTGAAGAATGCCAGTGGGTACTTCTTGCTGGTCATCATTGGCACCCAGATTGGGGCCTGGCCCGGGCGGTAGAATGTCTCGTTCACTGTGTTCTTCACTTTAAAGGTCGTCTTCCATTTGGCTTGAGGGCAAAAGGACAGGGAGATGTAGCCGGGGAGCACCCTCAGTGCATGCCACAAGGGGTATCCCAGAGGCGTCCCTCGAGGGCAGGGGGCTTGAGGGGATGAGCAGCCTGGAGGAGTCCCTTGTGGCAGGGAGCTCCAGGTGGGCTCCCTGGGGGCTCGGATATCTCAGGGGACAGGTCTCAGTGGGTGCAAGTATCGCAGGGGTGGGTCTATCAGGAGTGGCAGAGGGAGCGTGTCCCTGGAGACTCGGAtattgaggggggaggggggaagtgtcCAAGGGACCTGAGTTTCTGGAGGGGAtgtaggggggcagggagcaggtccTAGGCATGGCACGGTGCAATGCCCCCCTCCCTTACATTGGAAATAGACAGCGTTGAGCAGCACCAGCTGGACGTCAGGCTCCAGCTCCTTCAGCAGCCTCTTGATCTTGTTCTTGGTCACGTCTCTCACCCACTTGTTGATGAGTTTCAGGTCCTGGGTCTTGTTGCCACTGAGCTCCTGGGGCTGGCTGTTGTAGAAGCGCAGCGACTGGTTGAGGAAGGCTTCATTCAGGGGCAGGCCTGCAAGCCGGGAAGGCAAGGGGATGAGGAACCGAATGCCATTGCTGCCCTGTGAAGCCCTCAAACTCTCCTCTGCCACCTGGGCAACACCAACCTCCCCTTACTCCCCTAATAACATTGCAAACCCTCTTCCTGACCATAGGAAGTTAGACAACCCCTTGCCCcttccagtgcctcagtttccccatctgtaagatcaCCTCTCTGCTGAGCAGCATTAGATGTCGGGGCCCTGCAGGGGAAATCGCAAGGGGATAACTTGTTTATTTATACCATCTCCACCTGTCCTGGAACGGGGTGGTCACAAAGAGCATTCAGGCTAATCCCCTCTTTCAGAGATCCCAGTCCAGACTCCAATGCCCACTTCCCAGGAAGCAAGTCTGTCGCCAGAATTGACTCTAGTTACAGACATTAAGGCAGAGAGCAAAGCCTTCTGCTGTTTGTAACAGCTCCTCCCAAAAAGAAACTACATTACAAAACTAACAGCAACACAGCATGTCTCCAAAGCCTGAACACTTGCTcgcatgctaaaaaaaaaaagagcttgtgAGGCTCTCTGCAACAGTACTGCCTTGGGACCCCTGCCATGACAATACCTCCTTCCCTGAAggcatgctggagaggaggagttggaaagtgctttgagatcctcagagggaAAAGCAAAGCACTGGCGTTTCTCTGCTGACCTGAGTAGCGATGTGAAGCCCTCACACCCACTCACCTTGGCGGAGGAAGAACTTTGAGGCCGAGATCAAGGCCTGGGATTTGAGGAGCCGCTGCAGTGGAGTGTGGACGCAGACAAGATCTGAGGGGTAGGAGAGGATGGACTCCAGCCGTTCTTTGGTTTCGCCCCGGGCCCCTGCATGAGAAGAACAAGTTCTCAGATGGGAGGATGAAGATtgacagggctggggaaaggggcaAGGGCCACTCCTGCAGGGGGACTGGCCTCAGATAATTCCGTGTGTGGGTagcactgggagctgggctggagacTCATCCCCATGGGATAGCTTGGTCTTTGGGGTTTCCTTGGTTGGCCGGGCCTCCCCTTCTCAGCAGGGGCTCCCAGTACTATTGGTAACATCATCCCATCCCAGCCACCCAGCAGTGTTGCTTTGGCCCATGGCCAATGGGAGAAGGCTCTCAGTGCACCATCCCtgagggaggcagagctgggcatggCCCTGTCAAGATGGGAGTGAGTATGGGGAATTGTGGGGGGTGAGTGAAGGGGTATGTGTAATgggtgtttgtgagagagaggtGGGTGTGAGCGATGGCTGTGTTTGTGAGGTTGAATGTGTGTGCAATAGTTGTGTgaccagctctgtgtgtgtggtggttttgtgtgtgcaatggttgtgtgtgtatgtgtcagaTGGCTCTGTGTGTGCTGACTGGATTTGTGTAACGGTTGTGTGTGTGCACGTACACAGTGGTTGTGCGTGTGTGAAATGATTGTGTCTGCGCATGCAATGGCTGTGTGCACAATGGTTGTGCATGCGATGgtagtgtgtgcatgcatgatgGCTGTTTGGTCCTGTGATGTTTGTGTGGACATGTCTGGTGACTGTGTGATGGGTGTATATGTGACAGGGgtatgcgtgtgtgtgcgtgtgtgtgatgGATGTGGGTATGCACGATGGGTGTATGTGTGACAGGTGTGTATGAGATACCTGTAGGTATGCGTGAGAGGTATATGTATGatgcgtgtatgtgtgtgtgtttgtgtgagacaGCTGTGGGTGTTATGGTGTATGTGTGACGTGTGTGTGTGAAGGCTGGGTATATGTgtaacaggtgtgtgtgtgtgacagctgTGGGTACATGTGGTATGTGTATGTGTGGCTGGTGTGTGTGCAACAGGTGTGGGTATGAATGATAGGTGTATGTgtgacaggtgtgtgtgtgacaacTCTGAGTATATGTGATGGATGTATGTATAACAGGTGTGTGTGACAGCTGTGGGTATGCGTGATGGGTGTATGTgtgacaggtgtgtgtgtgtgagacagctGCATCTGCATGTGCGTTGACTGTGTGTGTAACTGCTGTGTATGTGTGCACTGGCCTTACCCAGCAAGAGGTGTGAGAGCGCCAGGGCCACGCTGAAGGGCGAGAAGACCACGTTGGAACCAGTGCCTTCCACCTTGGCCAATTTCGAATAGAACTTCAGTGCAAAATCAGTCAGCGCTGTTGCAACCCTGGGGCTCTCCTCCTTGGAGTCGTCCGCACAGGT encodes:
- the SERPING1 gene encoding plasma protease C1 inhibitor isoform X1, which codes for MKSWLILVWLVTFAGQDWLDGAEGDKQHSASEFSLQATGLDSTGEIQNITELAKELDEPHNKPDNEPAKELDKESSKEPAKGLDKESSKEPAKELDKESSKEPVKELDKESSKEPAKGLDKESSKEPAKKLDKESSKEPAKGLDKESSKEPAKELDKESVKEPVKELDKESSKEPVKELDKESSKEPAKKLDKESVKELAKGLDKKLSTKWTKGLDKEPAKELEKEPAKEPTAAPTTEATTAPITTPQRCPPSDPWGTCADDSKEESPRVATALTDFALKFYSKLAKVEGTGSNVVFSPFSVALALSHLLLGARGETKERLESILSYPSDLVCVHTPLQRLLKSQALISASKFFLRQGLPLNEAFLNQSLRFYNSQPQELSGNKTQDLKLINKWVRDVTKNKIKRLLKELEPDVQLVLLNAVYFQSKWKTTFKVKNTVNETFYRPGQAPIWVPMMTSKKYPLAFFNDPSLQAKVGRLQLSHNMSLIVIVPQHVSQMLAEVERKLTKETFTAVMKKLMDSPFKSTVVSLPKLKLDSSHNLMDILGEMDYGIFYDSNLCGISEAEDLLVTSAQQRAMLELNEEGLEAAAATAFSVARTAWVFDVQQPFFFMLWNDNHSFPMFMGHVNDPRV
- the SERPING1 gene encoding plasma protease C1 inhibitor isoform X2 yields the protein MKSWLILVWLVTFAGDWLDGAEGDKQHSASEFSLQATGLDSTGEIQNITELAKELDEPHNKPDNEPAKELDKESSKEPAKGLDKESSKEPAKELDKESSKEPVKELDKESSKEPAKGLDKESSKEPAKKLDKESSKEPAKGLDKESSKEPAKELDKESVKEPVKELDKESSKEPVKELDKESSKEPAKKLDKESVKELAKGLDKKLSTKWTKGLDKEPAKELEKEPAKEPTAAPTTEATTAPITTPQRCPPSDPWGTCADDSKEESPRVATALTDFALKFYSKLAKVEGTGSNVVFSPFSVALALSHLLLGARGETKERLESILSYPSDLVCVHTPLQRLLKSQALISASKFFLRQGLPLNEAFLNQSLRFYNSQPQELSGNKTQDLKLINKWVRDVTKNKIKRLLKELEPDVQLVLLNAVYFQSKWKTTFKVKNTVNETFYRPGQAPIWVPMMTSKKYPLAFFNDPSLQAKVGRLQLSHNMSLIVIVPQHVSQMLAEVERKLTKETFTAVMKKLMDSPFKSTVVSLPKLKLDSSHNLMDILGEMDYGIFYDSNLCGISEAEDLLVTSAQQRAMLELNEEGLEAAAATAFSVARTAWVFDVQQPFFFMLWNDNHSFPMFMGHVNDPRV